The genomic DNA AATCTGAAACAGGACTAAAACTGCTTTGGGGTACGGCTAACGCCTTCTCAAACCCTCGTTATATGGCAGGTGCAGGCACCAACCCTGATCCTAAAGTTTTCGCTTATGCGGCAACTCAAGTATTTAATGCGATGGGCGCAACGAAACGCTTAGGTGGCGAAAACTACGTACTATGGGGTGGCCGTGAAGGTTACGAAACTTTACTCAATACCGATCTTCGCCAAGAGCGTGAGCAACTAGGTCGCTTGATGCAAATGGTGGTGGAACACAAACACAAGATTGGCTTTAAAGGCACTATCTTAATTGAGCCTAAGCCACAAGAGCCAACTAAACACCAGTATGACTACGACACAGCAACGGTTTATGGTTTCCTAAAAGACTTCGGCCTAGAAAACGAAATTAAAGTAAACATTGAAGCAAACCACGCAACCCTTGCTGGCCATAGCTTCCAACATGAAGTTGCAACCGCCGCTTCTTTAGGTTTACTTGGTTCAATCGACGCAAACCGTGGTGACCCACAATTAGGTTGGGATACAGACCAATTCCCGAATAGCGTTGAAGAAAATACCCTAGTTATGTATGAAATCCTAAAAGCAGGTGGTTTTACGACTGGTGGCTTTAACTTCGATTCACGTGTACGCCGCCCTTCTATTGATGGTGAAGACCTATTCTACGGTCACATTGGTGGTATGGACACTATGGCGCTATCACTAGAGCGTGCCGCTAAGATGATTGAAAACGACCAATTGTCTCAAAACATTGCACAACGTTACGCGGGCTGGAATGAAGATCTAGGTAAGAAGATCCTAACTGGCGAAATGTCACTTGAAGATGTGGCTAAATATGCAACCGACAACAATATTCAACCGGTTAAACAATCAGACAAACAAGAATATTTAGAAAACGTTGTAAACAGCTACATCTTTAAATAATTACACTTAACCTAATTGGAGTTGTAGAGTCAATCTACAACTCCAATTATTAAGTACGAATTTAATATAAAG from Vibrio casei includes the following:
- the xylA gene encoding xylose isomerase — encoded protein: MTEYFKNVAPVKFEGSETTNSFAFRHYDADKMILGKSMKEHLRFAACYWHNFCWQGHDIFGNPAFDRPWHQAGDAMEMAKMKADAAFEFFSKLNVPYYCFHDVDVAPEGNSIKEYVNNFAEMVDVLEQKQSETGLKLLWGTANAFSNPRYMAGAGTNPDPKVFAYAATQVFNAMGATKRLGGENYVLWGGREGYETLLNTDLRQEREQLGRLMQMVVEHKHKIGFKGTILIEPKPQEPTKHQYDYDTATVYGFLKDFGLENEIKVNIEANHATLAGHSFQHEVATAASLGLLGSIDANRGDPQLGWDTDQFPNSVEENTLVMYEILKAGGFTTGGFNFDSRVRRPSIDGEDLFYGHIGGMDTMALSLERAAKMIENDQLSQNIAQRYAGWNEDLGKKILTGEMSLEDVAKYATDNNIQPVKQSDKQEYLENVVNSYIFK